In the genome of Flavivirga spongiicola, one region contains:
- the rlmF gene encoding 23S rRNA (adenine(1618)-N(6))-methyltransferase RlmF produces MRPIKIKTIKTNPNFHSNNKHKSGYDLDTLCHSYPDLKGFIFENKYQNKTIDFANPKAVKALNTALLFTYYDIKFWEFPDSNLCPPVPGRVDYLHHLADLLKQSRVHENINVLDIGTGASCIYPILGNAAYHWNFVGTDIDKKSLQHAQDIISKNELDKSITLRHQINSSNILKGVLKESDTFSAAICNPPFYKSEIEALEATKRKLKGLNKEDTAIVRNFSGTHNELWYKGGEKAFIHNYLYESSLFKDRCFWFTTLVSAKDLVRGMQVSLKKLGATEVKVINMGQGNKISRIVAWTFLDKTDISLQREN; encoded by the coding sequence TTGAGACCAATAAAAATTAAGACCATCAAAACAAACCCAAACTTTCACTCAAACAACAAGCATAAATCTGGATACGATTTAGATACTTTATGTCATTCATATCCAGATTTAAAAGGGTTTATATTTGAAAATAAATATCAGAATAAAACGATCGATTTTGCAAACCCAAAGGCTGTAAAAGCATTAAATACAGCATTGTTGTTTACGTATTATGACATTAAATTCTGGGAATTTCCTGATAGTAATTTATGCCCCCCGGTTCCCGGTCGTGTGGATTATTTACATCATTTAGCAGATCTACTAAAACAATCGCGTGTTCATGAGAATATAAATGTTTTAGATATAGGGACTGGTGCCAGTTGTATTTACCCTATTCTTGGTAATGCAGCGTACCATTGGAATTTTGTTGGGACGGATATTGATAAAAAGTCATTACAACATGCACAAGACATCATTTCAAAAAACGAATTAGACAAATCAATTACATTAAGGCACCAAATTAATAGTTCAAACATTCTTAAAGGTGTTTTAAAAGAATCAGATACATTTTCTGCTGCTATTTGTAATCCACCTTTTTATAAATCGGAAATAGAAGCTTTGGAAGCTACTAAGCGAAAACTAAAAGGTTTAAATAAGGAGGATACTGCTATTGTTAGGAATTTTTCAGGAACTCACAACGAACTGTGGTATAAAGGTGGTGAAAAGGCTTTTATTCACAACTATTTATATGAAAGCTCTTTGTTTAAAGACCGTTGTTTCTGGTTTACGACCTTAGTATCTGCAAAAGATTTGGTAAGAGGGATGCAAGTGTCTTTAAAAAAGTTGGGAGCTACAGAAGTTAAAGTTATTAATATGGGGCAAGGCAATAAAATATCTAGAATTGTGGCATGGACTTTTTTAGATAAAACAGATATATCATTACAAAGAGAGAACTAG
- a CDS encoding DUF2490 domain-containing protein yields MKYYITALVFILTISLSYSQTSPEDKLGTWYTYFGNHRISNKLSIVAGGEIWAYEPTTNLNLFLAKVGLNYHINNKLKVELGYSFLDIDKSIESIEGSHTFENRISEQITYKHKLSNLPIDHRFRIEHRMFNLREGHSTKHRLRYRVGTKIKLNKLFFIRIKNEVLSTIEDDFSTANRFYTALGINLSKSCNLQLGYLNRYLFKKDINLHRLQVGLFIKTDHRKKKA; encoded by the coding sequence ATGAAATACTATATAACTGCCTTAGTTTTTATACTAACTATATCTTTAAGTTACTCTCAAACTTCACCCGAAGACAAATTAGGCACATGGTATACTTATTTTGGTAATCATAGAATCTCAAATAAATTAAGCATTGTTGCTGGTGGAGAAATTTGGGCCTATGAACCAACCACAAACCTAAATTTATTCCTTGCCAAAGTAGGTTTAAACTATCATATAAATAATAAATTAAAAGTTGAACTGGGGTATAGTTTTTTAGATATTGATAAAAGCATAGAATCTATAGAAGGAAGCCACACATTTGAAAATAGAATATCTGAACAAATTACTTATAAACATAAACTTAGTAACTTACCTATTGATCATCGATTTAGAATTGAACACCGTATGTTTAATCTTAGAGAAGGACATTCAACAAAACATAGATTACGGTATCGAGTGGGAACAAAAATTAAATTAAACAAATTGTTTTTTATTCGTATAAAAAATGAAGTGCTTTCCACTATTGAAGATGACTTCTCTACTGCAAACAGATTTTATACCGCTCTTGGTATAAACCTTTCCAAATCTTGTAACCTACAATTAGGGTATTTAAACCGGTATCTGTTTAAAAAAGACATAAACTTACATAGATTACAGGTAGGATTATTTATTAAAACGGATCATAGGAAGAAAAAAGCTTAA
- the pckA gene encoding phosphoenolpyruvate carboxykinase (ATP), giving the protein MKDATTAKHTGLEQYGLKDVKVNWNLSPEKLQQITVEKGMGKETANGTLAVNTGKFTGRSPKDRFLVKDDYTADKVWWGKTNKPVSPENFDKLKNEITNYLSGKEIYARDGYVCAEPEYRTNIRTVTELPWSNLFVYNMFLRPSEKELENFKEDWLILCAPGYVCPDPEAYGIRQGNFSILNFTQKIALVGGSAYTGEMKKGIFSALNMILPVEKNVLPMHCSANVGKYGDTAIFFGLSGTGKTTLSADPNRKLIGDDEHGWTADNTIFNFEGGCYAKVIDLTEEKEPDIFRAVKPGAILENVVFKDDGDIDYEDSSITQNTRVSYPIYHIDNIQETLYADNPKNIFFLTCDAFGVLPPVSKLTPGQAAYHFISGYTAKVAGTEAGITEPVPSFSACFGEPFMPLHPTVYGEMLSKKMQEAGVNVWLINTGWSAGPYGVGSRIKLKYTRAMITAILNGDLDNVDYEQNFIFGLYMPKYCPGVPSEILDPMNTWLKKGAYVGKAIQLAHSFHLNFEKFAGQASEQIIEGGPLIDEHHHLHEHF; this is encoded by the coding sequence ATGAAAGATGCAACAACAGCTAAGCATACGGGTTTAGAACAGTATGGCTTAAAAGACGTGAAAGTGAATTGGAATTTATCTCCAGAGAAGCTTCAACAAATTACCGTTGAGAAAGGTATGGGAAAAGAAACTGCAAACGGAACGCTTGCTGTTAATACAGGTAAATTTACCGGACGTTCTCCTAAAGATCGTTTTCTGGTAAAAGATGATTACACTGCCGATAAAGTTTGGTGGGGGAAAACAAATAAACCAGTATCTCCAGAAAATTTCGATAAACTTAAAAATGAAATAACAAACTATCTTTCTGGAAAAGAAATTTATGCAAGAGATGGTTATGTATGTGCAGAACCGGAATATCGAACAAATATTAGAACTGTAACCGAACTACCTTGGTCTAACTTATTTGTTTACAATATGTTCTTAAGACCTAGCGAAAAAGAATTAGAAAACTTTAAAGAAGATTGGCTCATTCTTTGCGCTCCAGGATATGTTTGTCCAGACCCGGAAGCTTATGGCATCCGTCAAGGTAATTTCTCAATTCTAAACTTTACTCAAAAAATAGCTTTAGTTGGAGGATCTGCATATACTGGTGAAATGAAAAAAGGTATTTTCTCAGCATTAAACATGATTTTACCTGTTGAGAAAAATGTACTACCAATGCACTGCTCAGCAAATGTTGGAAAGTATGGAGACACAGCTATTTTCTTTGGACTTTCTGGGACAGGAAAAACAACATTATCTGCAGATCCAAATAGAAAATTAATTGGTGATGATGAGCATGGATGGACAGCAGACAACACTATTTTTAACTTTGAAGGTGGATGTTATGCAAAAGTTATTGACTTAACTGAAGAAAAAGAACCAGACATTTTTAGAGCTGTTAAACCAGGAGCTATACTAGAAAATGTTGTATTTAAAGATGATGGAGACATAGATTATGAAGACAGTAGCATTACTCAAAACACGCGTGTAAGCTACCCTATTTATCACATTGATAATATTCAGGAAACACTTTATGCAGACAACCCTAAAAACATATTCTTTTTAACATGTGATGCTTTTGGTGTGTTACCTCCAGTATCAAAATTAACACCAGGGCAAGCTGCTTATCACTTTATCTCTGGTTATACTGCTAAAGTTGCAGGAACAGAAGCTGGTATTACAGAACCCGTACCTTCTTTCTCTGCTTGTTTTGGAGAACCATTTATGCCGTTACATCCAACTGTTTATGGTGAAATGTTAAGCAAAAAAATGCAAGAAGCCGGTGTCAATGTATGGTTAATTAATACAGGGTGGAGTGCAGGGCCTTATGGCGTAGGATCTCGTATAAAATTAAAATATACAAGAGCTATGATTACTGCAATCCTTAACGGAGACTTAGACAATGTAGATTACGAGCAAAACTTTATTTTCGGCTTATATATGCCTAAATATTGTCCAGGGGTTCCATCTGAAATTTTAGACCCTATGAACACATGGTTAAAAAAGGGTGCATATGTTGGTAAAGCTATTCAGTTAGCACACTCATTCCACTTAAACTTTGAAAAATTTGCAGGTCAAGCATCTGAACAGATTATTGAAGGTGGACCACTAATTGATGAACACCATCATTTACACGAACACTTTTAA
- a CDS encoding SLC13 family permease gives MIYLMLLILIITIGLFVWGKFTPDIVALMSMISLFLTGILTPTETLSGFSNPTVIMIAALFIIGEGIAQTGWTALAGKKFVEWAGKSVPKLLVIVTLGAGILSGFVSNTGTVATLMPLTISSAWSIGTLPSKMLMPVAFGSNTGGLLTLTGTPPNIIASNALLDAGFEGFSFFEFSLIGIPLLIVALIYFRYIGYRLLPKNKTNNKPVNIDSTLHNWIEAYKIDNGYYRLRIRLLSPLINTKIEDWLFEKNYNVTIIRVKRRHPNVLKGVPAFEEFPNPKTELFYHDIVTVKGDTEAINKLMITFRLGLLPLEPITDELKHNLINQEVGMTEIIVNPNSMLVGRKYKLGEYFKRYGIQLLAASRNNTPLQEKEITVKAGDAFIIRGTWEHIDDLKKQHENLVIIGSPEGMAKNIESLNSKSYIALGALVLMIIFMVFKIVPGSIAALISAGIVLLTGCVPISKAYKGISWTSVVMIAAMIPMGVALQKTGTAQVIANGLVNYLGSIHPVLLLGGVFLLTTTFSQVINNSATAVLMAPIAILAANSLNLSPAPFMIVVAISASTAFLTPIGTTTNAMVMTAGGYKFMNYLKVGAPLLLLFFIITLILVPIIWPF, from the coding sequence ATGATTTATTTAATGCTCCTCATTTTAATTATTACAATTGGTCTCTTTGTCTGGGGAAAGTTTACACCAGATATTGTAGCTCTCATGTCTATGATAAGTTTATTCTTAACAGGAATTTTAACGCCCACCGAAACATTAAGTGGATTTAGTAATCCAACAGTTATTATGATTGCCGCACTCTTTATTATAGGTGAAGGAATCGCTCAAACCGGTTGGACAGCTTTAGCTGGTAAAAAATTTGTAGAATGGGCAGGAAAAAGCGTTCCCAAGCTATTAGTCATTGTAACATTAGGTGCTGGTATATTATCTGGATTTGTAAGTAATACAGGTACAGTAGCAACTTTAATGCCTCTTACTATATCATCAGCCTGGAGTATTGGCACCCTTCCATCAAAAATGTTAATGCCTGTAGCTTTTGGTTCTAATACCGGGGGTTTACTAACTCTAACTGGCACACCACCAAATATTATTGCTAGTAATGCTTTATTAGATGCTGGTTTTGAAGGATTCTCTTTCTTTGAATTTTCGTTAATAGGTATTCCTTTATTAATAGTCGCATTAATTTATTTCAGATATATAGGATACAGACTATTACCAAAAAATAAAACAAATAATAAACCTGTAAACATTGATTCAACCTTACATAATTGGATAGAAGCTTATAAAATTGATAATGGCTATTATAGATTACGCATAAGATTATTATCACCATTAATTAATACAAAAATTGAAGATTGGCTATTTGAAAAAAATTATAATGTTACCATCATCCGTGTAAAAAGAAGACATCCAAATGTTTTAAAAGGTGTCCCTGCTTTTGAAGAATTTCCAAATCCAAAAACAGAGTTATTCTATCATGACATTGTAACTGTAAAAGGAGATACTGAAGCTATTAACAAACTGATGATCACCTTCAGGTTAGGGCTATTACCTCTTGAGCCTATTACAGATGAATTAAAACACAATCTAATTAATCAGGAGGTTGGTATGACCGAAATTATCGTAAATCCAAATTCTATGTTGGTTGGTAGAAAATACAAGTTAGGTGAATATTTTAAACGATATGGCATTCAGCTTTTAGCAGCCTCAAGAAACAATACCCCCTTACAAGAAAAAGAAATTACCGTAAAAGCTGGTGATGCTTTTATAATAAGAGGTACCTGGGAACATATAGACGATTTAAAAAAGCAACATGAAAACCTAGTAATTATTGGTAGTCCGGAAGGTATGGCTAAAAATATTGAGAGTCTAAACTCAAAATCTTATATCGCTTTAGGCGCTTTAGTACTCATGATTATATTTATGGTCTTTAAAATAGTCCCAGGTTCAATCGCAGCATTAATTTCTGCCGGTATTGTTTTACTAACTGGCTGTGTTCCAATTTCTAAAGCTTATAAAGGCATCAGTTGGACGAGTGTTGTTATGATTGCAGCTATGATACCCATGGGAGTGGCTCTACAAAAAACAGGAACTGCACAGGTAATAGCCAATGGTTTGGTAAATTATTTAGGATCTATTCACCCCGTATTATTATTAGGTGGTGTGTTTTTACTAACAACAACGTTTAGCCAAGTAATTAATAACTCAGCAACAGCCGTTTTAATGGCACCTATTGCTATACTTGCTGCAAACTCGTTAAATCTCTCCCCTGCTCCTTTTATGATAGTGGTTGCTATAAGTGCGTCAACAGCATTTTTAACACCAATAGGAACAACAACTAATGCCATGGTGATGACCGCAGGTGGATACAAATTCATGAATTACCTAAAAGTAGGAGCGCCATTGCTACTTCTATTTTTTATAATAACCTTAATACTAGTGCCAATAATATGGCCTTTTTAA
- a CDS encoding cation transporter — MEKTEFKISKMDCPSEENLIRMKLEGIESIKNLEFDIPNRKLFVFHTGQIDAIEKSIDELNLGSTKRSTKQTNQTDFKEEINQKKQLWIVLSINFSFFIIEMTTGLISKSMGLVADSLDMLADSFVYGISLFAVGGTLIKKKRIAKLAGYFQIILASIGFIEVLRRFLNEEVLPNFSTMIIVSIFALIANGICLYVLQKTKKKEEVHMQASMIFTSNDVIINFGVIIAGILVTWLNSNKPDLIIGTIVFVLVIQGAFRILKLSK; from the coding sequence ATGGAAAAAACAGAATTCAAGATATCTAAAATGGATTGTCCTTCTGAAGAAAATTTAATTCGGATGAAATTAGAAGGCATAGAATCGATTAAAAATTTAGAATTTGATATTCCAAACCGAAAGCTTTTTGTATTTCATACAGGGCAAATAGATGCTATTGAGAAATCTATAGATGAACTGAATTTGGGAAGTACAAAAAGAAGTACAAAACAAACTAATCAAACTGATTTTAAAGAAGAAATTAATCAAAAGAAACAACTTTGGATTGTACTGAGTATTAATTTCTCTTTTTTTATTATCGAAATGACTACAGGTTTAATTTCTAAATCAATGGGACTTGTTGCTGATAGTTTAGATATGCTTGCCGATAGTTTTGTTTATGGTATTAGCCTTTTTGCTGTTGGAGGAACACTAATTAAGAAAAAACGAATTGCGAAACTTGCTGGTTATTTTCAAATCATACTGGCATCTATTGGTTTTATTGAAGTTTTAAGACGATTTTTAAATGAAGAAGTATTGCCTAATTTTTCAACTATGATAATTGTTTCTATTTTTGCGCTTATAGCAAATGGAATTTGTTTATATGTGCTGCAAAAGACTAAAAAAAAGGAAGAAGTACATATGCAAGCGAGTATGATTTTTACATCAAATGATGTGATTATTAACTTCGGAGTTATCATTGCTGGAATTTTAGTGACTTGGTTAAATTCAAACAAACCAGATCTAATTATAGGAACTATTGTTTTTGTTTTAGTGATTCAAGGCGCTTTTAGAATTTTAAAACTCAGCAAATAA
- the bshB1 gene encoding bacillithiol biosynthesis deacetylase BshB1, with amino-acid sequence MKLDILAIGAHPDDVELGCGGTIAKEVSNGKKVGIIDLTRGELGTRGTAETRAIEANNAAKILGVAVRVNMGFADGFFVNDKEHQLEIIKMIRRYQPDIVLCNAFDDRHIDHGKGSKLVSDACFLSGLIKIETNDGEKTQNPWRPKQVYHYIQWKNLEPDLTVDVSGFIDKKMASVQAYKTQFYDGSSKEPETPISSKNFTDSIVYRARDLGRLVNVEHAEGFTVERHVVVDSLFDIK; translated from the coding sequence ATGAAATTAGATATACTAGCTATTGGAGCGCATCCTGATGATGTAGAATTAGGATGTGGTGGTACCATAGCGAAAGAAGTTTCCAACGGGAAAAAAGTAGGTATCATAGATTTAACAAGAGGTGAACTAGGAACACGAGGTACAGCTGAAACAAGAGCTATTGAAGCTAATAATGCTGCTAAAATACTAGGTGTAGCCGTTCGAGTTAATATGGGATTTGCGGATGGTTTTTTTGTAAATGATAAAGAACATCAATTAGAAATCATTAAAATGATTCGTAGGTATCAACCAGACATTGTGCTTTGTAATGCATTTGATGACAGGCATATAGATCATGGTAAAGGAAGTAAACTAGTTAGTGATGCTTGTTTTTTAAGCGGATTAATTAAAATTGAAACTAATGATGGGGAAAAGACGCAAAACCCATGGAGACCTAAGCAAGTATATCATTATATACAATGGAAAAATTTAGAGCCAGATTTAACTGTCGATGTGTCTGGTTTTATAGATAAAAAAATGGCATCTGTACAAGCTTATAAAACACAGTTTTATGATGGTAGTAGTAAAGAACCTGAAACACCTATATCTAGTAAGAACTTTACAGATAGTATTGTTTATAGAGCCAGAGATTTAGGAAGACTAGTAAACGTTGAACATGCTGAAGGTTTCACTGTTGAACGTCATGTTGTGGTAGATAGTTTATTCGATATTAAATAG
- a CDS encoding glycosyl hydrolase family 8 — MVKFINVILIFAILLFVATCTNNQTPPTSQQDPSIGDQVSNYPFPNHTVYVGDYIKPNNYTQTELDNQTKTFYNEWKSEYLKNDCGNINEYYIQYSNESKTVSEAHGYGMLIMCYMAGHENNAKLYFDGMFKYYKSHPSNINHNLMDWQQITCNDVSSSADGSASDGDIDIAFSLLLAHAQWKSEGDINYLQEAKTIINAIMQDEINPNTSTVKLGDWSKSNNPSFYYGTRSSDFITSHFKSFSTATGNSNWNLTVDKCYDLVATVQNTTTGLVPDFIINTNTTAMPAGQNYLEGIYDGSYYYNACRFPWRISTDYLITGDNRAKTVITKLNTWLATSTSGNVNNISNGYNLDGTKIFTWNDVTFVGPFAVGAMTDINNQTWLNNLYENLISQNDLVDGDYYSNTIKLLSMITISGNYWAPDYSS; from the coding sequence ATGGTAAAGTTTATAAATGTAATCCTGATTTTCGCAATACTACTTTTTGTAGCTACGTGTACAAATAATCAAACCCCACCAACAAGTCAACAAGATCCATCTATAGGTGATCAAGTGTCAAATTATCCATTTCCCAATCATACTGTTTACGTTGGAGATTATATTAAACCAAATAATTATACTCAAACAGAATTAGATAATCAAACAAAAACATTTTACAATGAGTGGAAATCAGAATATCTAAAAAATGATTGTGGAAACATTAATGAATATTATATTCAGTATAGCAATGAATCAAAAACAGTTTCCGAAGCGCACGGTTACGGAATGCTGATCATGTGTTATATGGCTGGTCATGAAAATAATGCCAAATTATATTTTGATGGCATGTTCAAATATTACAAATCCCATCCAAGTAATATTAACCATAATTTGATGGACTGGCAGCAAATAACATGTAATGATGTATCTAGTTCTGCAGATGGTTCGGCTAGTGATGGTGATATTGATATTGCGTTTTCACTTTTGCTGGCACATGCTCAATGGAAGAGCGAGGGAGACATCAATTACTTGCAAGAAGCAAAAACCATTATTAATGCAATAATGCAAGATGAAATCAACCCCAATACCTCAACCGTGAAACTAGGAGATTGGAGCAAATCCAACAATCCGAGTTTTTACTACGGAACAAGATCTTCGGATTTTATTACGAGTCATTTTAAATCTTTTTCAACGGCTACTGGCAATTCAAATTGGAATTTAACTGTTGATAAATGCTATGATTTGGTCGCTACAGTTCAAAACACGACTACAGGGTTAGTACCTGACTTTATTATAAACACCAATACCACTGCAATGCCTGCTGGGCAAAACTATTTGGAAGGAATATATGATGGGAGCTATTATTATAATGCCTGCCGTTTTCCTTGGAGGATAAGTACAGATTATTTAATAACAGGTGACAACAGGGCGAAAACAGTAATTACAAAATTGAATACCTGGTTAGCCACATCTACTTCTGGCAACGTAAATAATATTTCCAATGGCTATAATTTGGATGGTACCAAAATATTTACATGGAATGATGTAACATTCGTTGGTCCATTTGCTGTTGGAGCAATGACGGATATCAATAACCAGACTTGGCTAAATAATTTATACGAAAATTTAATATCACAGAATGATTTAGTGGATGGAGATTATTATTCAAACACGATAAAATTGCTTTCTATGATTACCATTTCTGGGAACTATTGGGCACCAGACTACAGTTCTTAA
- a CDS encoding glycoside hydrolase family 9 protein: MNKSITIWHLFAMLIIVGCNKPKVSFEAILLLNHTGYNKSDFKNVVFQTKANVVPEQFQILDQSNTAVFKGLFKKGGQIDNWNTGNAFVGDFSKFNVDGEYTISTSIDGLEFKSRLFKIDNKTMIDKGLELLIEGFESQHPEVDFEKKDSKMTFFGARKDTVDVHGGWYDASGDKSKYFSHLCYSNFMPPQQTPIFVWNLMESISKYKQKENVDKNLVNRMLKETTYGADFLMRMQDELGYFYLTIFDNWSGDPERREICAYKTQDGIRSDLYKAAFREGGGIAIAALARASQLNSKGEYSRQDYLTAAIKGFNHLIKNNNAYTDDGTDNIIDDYCALIAATELFVATKESSYLDYARKRMTQLTNRLSSDENYSGWWQADDTGNRPYFHAVEAGLPLIALARFLEFETDENFRNTAINAIQKSFDFEVKITSEVNNPFGYPRQYVKAINENKKRAAFFIPHQNETGYWWQGENSRLASYASAFYMVQPYLTEQQKPLAIQLATNNINWILGLNPYDICMVDGIGFNNPDYFIENDHFNFKGGVANGITSGFTDETDIAYMPDHYKEDPAQNWRWAEQWMPHGSWFMLAITSIKE; the protein is encoded by the coding sequence ATGAATAAATCTATTACTATATGGCACCTATTTGCTATGCTAATTATAGTAGGTTGCAACAAACCTAAAGTATCATTCGAAGCTATTTTACTTTTAAATCATACGGGTTATAACAAATCTGATTTTAAAAATGTCGTATTTCAAACTAAAGCAAATGTCGTCCCTGAACAATTTCAAATTCTTGACCAAAGTAATACCGCTGTTTTCAAAGGCCTCTTTAAAAAAGGAGGGCAAATTGATAATTGGAACACAGGCAATGCTTTTGTTGGTGATTTTAGCAAATTTAACGTAGATGGTGAGTATACTATTAGCACTAGTATAGATGGATTAGAGTTTAAAAGTCGACTTTTTAAAATCGACAATAAAACAATGATTGACAAAGGTTTAGAACTGCTAATAGAAGGTTTTGAGTCTCAACATCCCGAAGTTGATTTTGAAAAAAAAGATAGTAAAATGACTTTTTTCGGAGCAAGAAAAGACACCGTAGATGTTCATGGCGGATGGTATGATGCTTCAGGAGACAAGTCTAAATACTTCAGTCATTTGTGTTATTCAAACTTTATGCCTCCTCAGCAAACTCCAATTTTTGTATGGAATTTAATGGAGTCGATTTCAAAATACAAACAAAAGGAAAATGTAGATAAAAATCTTGTAAATCGGATGCTAAAAGAAACTACTTATGGTGCCGATTTTTTAATGCGCATGCAAGATGAATTAGGTTATTTTTATTTAACAATTTTTGACAATTGGTCTGGAGATCCAGAAAGAAGAGAAATTTGCGCCTATAAAACTCAAGATGGAATAAGAAGCGATCTATACAAAGCTGCTTTTAGAGAAGGAGGAGGCATAGCTATTGCTGCTCTAGCAAGAGCTTCACAACTAAACTCTAAAGGAGAATATAGCAGGCAGGATTATTTAACAGCCGCCATTAAAGGTTTTAATCATCTTATAAAAAACAACAACGCTTATACAGACGATGGTACCGATAACATAATTGATGATTATTGCGCATTAATAGCTGCCACAGAACTTTTTGTAGCAACTAAAGAATCATCGTATCTAGACTATGCTAGAAAAAGAATGACTCAATTAACAAATAGATTGAGTAGTGATGAAAACTATTCTGGATGGTGGCAAGCAGATGACACTGGTAATCGCCCATATTTTCATGCAGTGGAAGCAGGTTTGCCTTTAATTGCATTAGCTCGATTTTTAGAGTTCGAAACTGATGAAAATTTTAGAAATACGGCTATAAATGCCATTCAAAAATCTTTTGATTTTGAAGTAAAAATTACTTCAGAAGTAAATAATCCTTTTGGTTACCCTAGACAATATGTAAAAGCGATTAATGAAAACAAAAAACGAGCAGCATTTTTTATACCACATCAAAACGAAACAGGTTATTGGTGGCAAGGAGAAAACTCTCGTTTAGCATCTTATGCAAGTGCTTTTTATATGGTGCAACCTTATTTAACAGAACAACAAAAACCCTTAGCAATACAATTAGCAACCAATAACATAAATTGGATATTAGGTTTAAACCCTTATGATATCTGTATGGTAGACGGTATCGGTTTTAACAATCCAGATTATTTCATTGAAAATGATCACTTTAATTTTAAAGGAGGTGTTGCAAACGGTATTACATCTGGATTTACAGATGAAACAGACATTGCCTATATGCCCGATCACTACAAAGAAGACCCTGCTCAAAATTGGCGTTGGGCAGAACAATGGATGCCTCACGGTTCTTGGTTTATGCTCGCTATAACTTCTATTAAAGAATAG
- a CDS encoding ROK family protein, protein MKPIIGVLLEGKTIKVGKILDGNIIKSCTKIIDNRASKEHVISEVITAIDEVFDKEIEGIGIGVPGLVDLNQGVIYQIQKIPSWKEVHIKDILESRFQVKVYVNNDANCFAVGEKYFGVAKNYENIVGLILGSGVGTGVIFKNHLYSGTNCGAGELGYLQYKEHDFEYYCSTSYFKEKYDLDFKTLYKRAKQDDKIALAIFEQYGQDLGNLIKAILLVADPEIIVIGGAISNAFSFFKKEMFRVVKTFMYKHVLNNLKIVVSENKNIDVLGASALFYDAQNNTLKKY, encoded by the coding sequence ATGAAACCAATTATCGGCGTACTTCTTGAAGGAAAAACCATAAAAGTAGGTAAGATTCTTGACGGAAACATAATTAAAAGCTGCACAAAGATTATTGACAATAGAGCCTCTAAAGAACATGTGATTTCAGAAGTTATTACGGCTATTGATGAGGTTTTTGATAAAGAAATTGAAGGCATTGGCATTGGTGTTCCAGGATTGGTTGATTTAAATCAAGGAGTCATTTATCAAATACAAAAAATTCCTTCTTGGAAAGAAGTACATATTAAGGACATTTTAGAAAGTCGATTTCAAGTAAAAGTTTATGTTAACAACGATGCAAATTGCTTTGCAGTTGGCGAAAAATATTTTGGAGTAGCTAAAAACTACGAAAATATTGTTGGGTTAATATTAGGTTCTGGGGTGGGAACCGGAGTTATCTTTAAAAACCATTTATATTCTGGAACTAATTGTGGAGCTGGGGAATTAGGTTATTTACAATATAAAGAACATGATTTTGAATACTATTGTAGCACTTCATATTTTAAAGAAAAGTATGATTTAGATTTTAAAACCCTTTACAAAAGAGCAAAGCAAGATGATAAAATAGCATTGGCAATTTTTGAACAGTACGGGCAAGATCTAGGAAACCTAATCAAGGCTATTCTCTTAGTCGCTGACCCTGAAATTATAGTTATTGGAGGAGCAATATCAAATGCTTTTTCTTTCTTTAAAAAAGAAATGTTTAGAGTTGTAAAAACATTTATGTACAAGCATGTTCTTAATAATCTTAAAATAGTTGTTTCAGAAAACAAAAATATTGACGTCTTAGGAGCTTCCGCTCTATTTTATGATGCTCAAAATAACACGTTAAAAAAGTATTAA